CGCCTTCGAGTAGCAGCGCAGGTGGCCCGGGCAAGTGGGTGCAGGTGAACGAGTCGATGTCCGACCGTGCCCGCGACTATCAGGCCCAGGTGACGGGAGCACCGAAGGGCTCCGCGTACCGGCTCAAGGTAGGAGACGAAGAGGTCGACTTCGACGGCTACGACCTGGTCGACGATTCGCTGCTGGAGGCCAAGGGCCAGGGCTACGCGAAGTTCATCAAGGACGACATGTCACTGAAGGAGTTCTACAAGGGCTTTGGAAAGGTACTTGCTCAGGCGATTCGTCAGGAAAGGATGGCACAGGGAAGACGCATTCGCTGGATTGTCGCGGAGGGTCGCTTTGCCGCCCTTCTGAAAAAGGTCTTCGCCCGAGAGGGGCGCAAGATAGAGGTCGTCGTCATCACGCCCTTTGAATGAGGAGTCGTGGAACCATGTCCGAGACGTATTACGCAGGCTGCTATTGGCTGGCGCGTTCAGAGCCGGTCGAAACCTGTGCTCAGCGTCTTGCATCCTTCGTCCAGCGACTGGGTCCGTTGGAGCCGACGTGGAACCGCTGGCATCTAGCGGCAGCCAACTTCGAGAAAGCCCGGAAGCGTCAGATCCAGCCGGACGCGTCAACGTTCGCGAAGCTCATGAAGAGCAAGGCCCATCGGTTCATGGACAGCTCCAGCTTCTGGCTCTGGGCGGGTGAGAACGAAGAGGAAACCTCGGGCACGCACGGCAACTGCGGGAGCGCTTCCATTCATTCAAACTCCGTCTGTGTCGTCACCACCGGCAGCCGGGGCAGTGTCGCGGAGCGCCTGCTGACCGCGCCGATCCTCACCGGAGTCATGCGCGCCATGGCCCTCGCGTGGGAACCCGAGGTCGGCATCGCGACCTCCGATGCGCATCGGGAACAGATTACGGCCGGTCGGTTTCCCGAGCCCGGCACCTTCGTCGGCTGGGTCATGTACTTCGCCGACTTCCGAGGCCCCGTGCCCCCACTGCCCGCGCCCGTCCAGGTGGAGCACATCCCCAACCGGGGCACGCTCATCACCCTCACTCAGGAGAAGTTCACCGTCTCCAATCCGGCCCACGTCGCCCTGGCCGCGGACGTCCAGGCGCGCCTCCAGGACGCGGGGCTGCTCACGCCCCTGCGCCCCTGGGGCACCTGAGGCCTCAGTCCGGGTAGAACATCGGGTCGCGCGTCGCCACGAACGACGAGATGGCGTGCGCCACCTCCGACGGCAGCGTGGTGAACTGCACGCCCACGCCGGGCATCAAGTCTGGCGTGCGGTCGTTGCCGTCGCGCGCCCAACGCACCACGCCGTTCACCGTCAGCGGCCGGCCCCCCGGCAGTGTGAAGTCCAGCTCCACCGGCGTGCCGCGCGGCACCGCCTCCACCGTGGCGATGAAGATGCCGCCCTCGCTGATGTCCATCGAGAAGCCGGTGAAGAAGTTGGAATCACTGCGCGTGTCGATGGTCGTGTGCATCCGCACCCGGCCCGCCTTGCGCGCGTCGCTCTTCGCCGGAGTGACGGCCACGGGCGCGCGCGCCGGGAGCCGCTCCGCGCGCGTCGGCGTCTCCGTGGACGGCTTCTCCTGGGACGGACGCAGGGCCGGGGGCGGGACGACCTTCTGGGTCTCCGCCTCCGCCGCGCGGCGGGCCTTCGCCTCGGCCTCCGCGCGGGCCCGGGCGGCGTCCTCCACGCGCTTCAGGTCGGACTCGGCGGACGTCAGCGCCTTGTCCACCCGGGCGGCGTCCTCCTGCTGCACGCGCAGCGCGGACTGGAGGT
This DNA window, taken from Corallococcus exiguus, encodes the following:
- a CDS encoding immunity 52 family protein: MSETYYAGCYWLARSEPVETCAQRLASFVQRLGPLEPTWNRWHLAAANFEKARKRQIQPDASTFAKLMKSKAHRFMDSSSFWLWAGENEEETSGTHGNCGSASIHSNSVCVVTTGSRGSVAERLLTAPILTGVMRAMALAWEPEVGIATSDAHREQITAGRFPEPGTFVGWVMYFADFRGPVPPLPAPVQVEHIPNRGTLITLTQEKFTVSNPAHVALAADVQARLQDAGLLTPLRPWGT
- a CDS encoding TIGR02266 family protein, whose translation is MPPSPTPSREADLARAEADMARLEAQLAEQVARASADAAALADRLARMRQALARPEHAGDSRLSQWAMRLEDTESPEPSPELTRLREKALDAREVALDTRRQAGLDLQSALRVQQEDAARVDKALTSAESDLKRVEDAARARAEAEAKARRAAEAETQKVVPPPALRPSQEKPSTETPTRAERLPARAPVAVTPAKSDARKAGRVRMHTTIDTRSDSNFFTGFSMDISEGGIFIATVEAVPRGTPVELDFTLPGGRPLTVNGVVRWARDGNDRTPDLMPGVGVQFTTLPSEVAHAISSFVATRDPMFYPD